DNA sequence from the Falco peregrinus isolate bFalPer1 chromosome 1, bFalPer1.pri, whole genome shotgun sequence genome:
GACTGATGTAGTGATACAATTCTGTTAGTTTACTAGCTATATTAATGGCAAAATCCTTGCTTCTTCTGTTGCTCTCCATCagttcttgctttaaaaaagcagtCCATATTCTATACAGGTTCCTGGCCTGAAATACTGCCATGAGAAAGATGATAAGGGGAAAGGTACAGGGCCTTTCCTACTTTCATCCAGACTCACCATAAGAAGATATCCAATAAGCATAACTGGCATGAGGATTATGATGAGCACATAGTCAAGGAAGGTAAACCGTTTTCTCACAGCATAATGCAGACAAGTGCAGTCcttctaaacaaaaaataactggTTAGCACCAAATTCAGTGATCTGATTCTATTTGTTTAATATTGGCAATAGTAGACCATTTTATATTTCACAAGCTTTCTTTTAGGTTATCTActagaaatatttctctgatTTCCAAGCAGAAACGGATACATGCATTTTGCTTCCTTCAGGCAGAAGCATATTTAACACATACAGGCTCATGGAAATTGGGCTACACATGCAAGAAGGATGTGGGATCCAAAGGATTCCATGTGTATGTCTGCAAACTCAGACATGGCTGCAGAGACAAAAAGGGAAGTGGACATCTCATGTGGCTACTACCGCTGCCCAGCAAGTCAAATCAGCAGGAAGAATCCCCACAGCTCCTCTTCTTATAGAGGTGCTGGTTCCTGTAGGAAAGACATGTGAGAGTTTATGGCATCTCCTTTGGCACATGCAAGAAACACAGGCAAGGGGCAACACCCCCAAGCAGACTCCTAGTGTTTAAAAAGTTTTGGAATACAGAGTTTCAAAAGTATTTCAATACTGACTGTACCAAAGCAAGTAAAGGGCAGGGCTGTAAACTTGTGTATTGAAGAACACTTGTGTTAAACTTCTTGCAGGCTGTCAAACTAGGTTACAGGGTTACAGTGGGGTACACTGTGGCCCAAAGTAAGCAGAGAAGCCTTTCTGTGGCATCCTCTGTTCCCCATTCTCAACCCTGAGCACCACAGTTGAGCTCTGCACCCAAGGGCCTGATTTCATCTGTGAAGGTGAAGCAGAGAGGCATTTAAGAAAGCCCAGGCTTTGCTAGCAAATGGCTACCAGTGCAATTAAAATGAGCTTGCGACAGAATACTGAACCCTTTCAAAGGGACTTTGAGGTAAGATGGACACCCTTCTGCATCAAGAACAGACGGGATAGAATATGCCACCTCACAAACATTTGCTGCCCTCCTATGAAATAAACAAATGTGCTGGAAAGCAGACACATAAGGTAGCCTACAAATGTGTAGAAACTCGGTAAACATTGCATTGGAGTATGAGATCATACAATAGAATTGAcaatgttgggggggggggggggggctgttcCTGTCTATTTATCATCCTTAACATCATGACAATAAATCACAAATGAAGCCAGAACACACatctttctgctattttttatttgtaaccTACATGGAAATTTACCACAAAAACATAATTCCTCATCACCTTAGGGAAAATGGTCACAGCTACAGTGCAAGACAGGTAGGGATTTTCTAAACtagggaacaggggaagaaagATGGAAGGCTTCCCCTCCTTGCCCCCAGCATGCTATTACATGTCATGTCGCTGTTCTATAGCATTACAGAACCAGGTCTGCAGAGGAAATAAGGAAGGTTTTCATAGTCTGTCTCTCCTCAGGGATACGTTTGGGACAGATGGGACAGGCTCTCCTTCAGACTTTCCTTTTAACCAGGgtgaagaaaaagacagagggaaagaaaggctACAGAAGGGATAGATACAAGCTGGAGAGCAAGATGAATGCAGAATGCTGCGTGGGTAAGCAGACAGAACCCACTGGGGACCAGGGATGTCCTGCAGCGTTACCAAAATAGGGAACAtgaacacacagagaaactCCGGCTGGCAATGTTTATTACTTGGTGTGCATTAGCAAGTTACGAAAATAAAGGAGGAGACAAACATAAACATATAGGTCTATTGAATTATAATTCGGGGTTATACTTATGCCTCAGCTGGAAACAAACCTCAGGCTTGGCTGTGCTTGCTGGTGTCCCCACACACCCTACAAGAATCTCAAAGAACAGTTGCTGCAAAGGAGTCGTCAGTGGCCACTTACCTTGTTCCTGAGGTTGacatcagcatttctttttagaagGTAGCTAACTATCCTGTTGTTTCCCTGTTTACATGCACAAATTAAGGGTGTGTCTCCACTGAAGCTGTCCTGGATGTTCAGATAGTTGCTGTTGTGCTCCAAAAGGAGCTGAACTTCATTGAAATCGTTATTATAAGCTGCCTGACAAATGGGCTGAGGAGAAAAGATAATATTTATCAGCACGTTTCACTAAGACATCCATACTTCCCATTCTGAGTTATTACTGGCACATTCCAAGACAATGCTAAGCGCTCTGACAGAGGCTGTAGTTCCAGGTGGCTTCCAGCAGATGGCGGTAAGGGACGATCCTGCAGCTGCCGCGCCGCAGCGCTCAGCCGTCGGCCCGAGAAGCCACAGCCCTTGCACAGGAGAACGAACTTTCTATTCATTTTGGACGATGTGTCTATAATCCCAGAAATAAATCTGGTTCGCTTAAAGCCATTAAAAGAACGGCTTCCGATCTCACTGTACGAAGCAACAAGCGCTGACAAGCCCACGCTTCACGGCCGAACAGGAGGTACCGCTTCTGGCTGACTCATCAGCTCCCAGAGCAGAACCACACTTCAGGTGAAACttgaaaaaccaaacccccGCAATGTTTCTTTTCTAGGGACTGAAGTTAAACTTCATATCTAAAAAATACATGCACGTGTGCCCACAGCTCAGATCCTGCTTGGCTTTTGGGAACTGCTTACTGCTTGAGTCTTTGCTTCAATACTTCTGCACACCTTTGACCTAACCTGAAattccttccctttccagcaGCAAGAACTCAGACtaaggagaggctgagaaggACAGGAGCACGATGACTTTCTACAGGCCTAatacaggcagaaaaataacagtggAAAGTGTGGCAAACTGGTAGCATTTGAAGTTCTCCAGTCAAAAAGAGAGCaagttactttcttttcttctgccttcaaTACTGAGGGGTTTGTTCACCATTTTCCAAGATaggcattttctttaaatattatctgcagcttttccttcccatcctcCTTGTAACACATCCTAAATACCCTACATGAACAAGATCCAGCCCTGAACTCGGAGCCCTTTCCTCACTCCCCTTGCAGTTatctcccccctgcccccagttAAAAAGATTCGTATTATTTACACTGTCACTTCAGACAAACTTTGATCTACAACACAAGTTTACATTATTGGTCTTTAGTCTTCTGGACAGTTGCATAAGTGACTTTCCTTTCTAAAGAAAGTTATGTATGTGTTTATCAGACCTTGCACCACTGcttgttctggttttattatATCAGACAAAACTCTACAAAGAATACATGCAATATTGTAAATTTGGACACCTGTCTGTATTCTTATAAAGGCCTACATATACCATTTGCTATTATGTGCTCCTCCAGAACCAGAACAGTTTTAATGATTCTGAGGAGAAACCCCTCTTTCAAATCGTGCTTGGTGTAAGTGACCTGCCCATCGGTGCCATTTAAATGATCAGTTTGCTCTAGAACCTCAATCTCTGTCATGTCAGTGTCTAATACTGTATCTTCATGTTCAGGAAAGAAGAGATCAAATGGGGTCTGTCTGCACCTCTGATTTCCCTACTGTTCTTGTTATTaattgctttgtttatttttgatgatcttaaaggtcttttctaacctaaatgattctgtgatttaaagATGAAGGAGATTTGCTGTTGGGTTGAACATCTGCTCAAATCCCAGCCATTTACCATACAAATTTGCTCCTTTCTAGTCTGATTCTTGCAAGTTCAGTAGCTCATAACACCAAATGACacagttttgtcttttatttctgtattgccTCAAAGAGTTTTATTTGCTAGGCCATTAAGCCCAAGGCATTTCTGACTCATACTCTGACACCCATGGGATCTTTTTCTAAACCTTACACTACTGTTGAACCCAGTTTTAGAGCCATGAATAATGATGGTGCACTTACCATTCCCTACCAGACTATGTCATTTGGGACTGAAGTCATGCACAAAGACTGGCACACAAGAGCCATGCGTGCTCTTTTACCTACTGGAACCGCCTGTTCCCAGAAAACATTCAGGGCACAGAGAATGTAAGGAAGCAGTTCTCATTCATTCCAACAGCTAATACATGGGTAACTGATGtacttaaagtattttttaaattattattattccacTGCAGTGGCTGTTCTTTGTAGAATTGATTCTTTCACACATTAATACATTCCATTcatataaaaaacccccacaaacccaaaccaaacttttttcctggttttatggGATTTTCTTGAGGACCACTCTGCTGGTTTGCATTCtagaaaatgccttttgtaGTCAAAGAAAGGTGAAAAGTCCCATAGATCAGACTTGTACTATACCTCCCAAATTGACAAACAGCATTCTGTGACCGGAAGGGCAAACATAGGTAGCAGAATATTTGAGTTAGGAAACAAAGCAATCCAAACAACTATAAGCTCATTACTTTGATAACAGTAACAacaagacttcagaaaaatgtgttgGGGAAGaataaagataagaaaaattaTAGATAGGTGGCAGTCGGTCACCTCCATAAGGCATCAGAAACAGCAACCAGTGGCAAACATTGTATTAGGCAGTCTTTCCCACAGAAAGAGAGCTGTTATAGAAAGCACTTGACTGGGACAGTGGATACAGTTCTTGTCATCTAGGTCCAAAAATGAGATCACACTATGGCAGGAGCGTAAGACCTCTATACAAGTGAGGAATATGAAAAGCCTGAAGAAAGACCGATTTGCTTAGCTTGGCTAGGAAGAAAAGAGACAGGTCTGTAAGTGTTCCAAAATAAATTGAAGGGTAAGTATTAGAGAAGAGCCAATTAATTTCAAGGAACAAGGTAAAAAAGGTTATATACATCTGGCCAAGCAGTTTagcatgaaaattaaaaaaaaaaaaaaaaaaaaaaaagatttttagcCATGTGCAGAGTAAAGCTCCAAAACAGGCTTCCAGTAGCAGCAGAATGGACACAAAACCTGACCAGCTCCAGACTGGAGCTTGAGAACTGTGCAAGGATTTCCATGGCTCTGAAGCCTCTGCCACAAACCTCTCTTTCTGCCTGTGCTTAAGATTGTTTTAAACAATTCTCCAAACTTTGGCCAGAAGACAGTTACACACAGTTAGACAGCACCTGCCTAGAATATCAGCAGTGAGGCCAATTACAGAGTTAGGACAATGTTATACACAGGCAGTAGTTTCACtccaaaacccaagaaaacacatttcctttgtATCTACAGAAAAGCACGGAGGCCTGAAGTCTGGAAACCCTCACTCGGCTTTCTACAGTGTTCAAAGACCGCCTCAGCAATGATGTAGCTTCATGACCGGCTTCTGATTTGTGTTATGGTTATTACATTATTGTTATACACCCATCAAACACAAGAGGGAAATAAACCTATGAGATACATACTCAGAATAACTGGGCTTCACATGCAAGGAAAGCAGTATCAGAAGAATCCAAAGTTCATGCCTCAGGGTCAGGCTCAGCTGTAAAGAGGAGCAGGACTATGAGCGCAGAAGTCTCACAGCAGTGTAAGACATTCAGGAGAAcaccagcagcttcccccaTTAGAGATGCACTAGCAGCTGGAGCACAGACATAAGGTCTATGGCATCTCCTTTTGGCACCTCTGGGAAATAAAGGCCAGTGCTCCCATAACAAAAAACTCTGAAGAAGCATCAGTGGGAACTGAGCTCACAACTTCTGGAAAGGTTCACAGGCTAAGACACAGAGAGGCTGCTCTCACCCACACCACATTATTTATGAACCCCAGTGTCCTGAATGCCGCAGAGAACCAGACCCAGTCCACCTCCACACTGTAGCAGGGC
Encoded proteins:
- the ANKRD22 gene encoding ankyrin repeat domain-containing protein 22 isoform X1 produces the protein MGILYSEPICQAAYNNDFNEVQLLLEHNSNYLNIQDSFSGDTPLICACKQGNNRIVSYLLKRNADVNLRNKKDCTCLHYAVRKRFTFLDYVLIIILMPVMLIGYLLMISKTKQNENLIKMLLRAGADVNATDFSGNTALHYACEMKNQAVIPLLLEAHADTSVKNQDGETPLDIARRLQFHNIESMLRKTS
- the ANKRD22 gene encoding ankyrin repeat domain-containing protein 22 isoform X2, producing MGILYSEPICQAAYNNDFNEVQLLLEHNSNYLNIQDSFSGDTPLICACKQGNNRIVSYLLKRNADVNLRNKDCTCLHYAVRKRFTFLDYVLIIILMPVMLIGYLLMISKTKQNENLIKMLLRAGADVNATDFSGNTALHYACEMKNQAVIPLLLEAHADTSVKNQDGETPLDIARRLQFHNIESMLRKTS